The Ahaetulla prasina isolate Xishuangbanna chromosome 3, ASM2864084v1, whole genome shotgun sequence genome window below encodes:
- the NQO2 gene encoding ribosyldihydronicotinamide dehydrogenase [quinone]: protein MAGKEVLIVYADQEPKSLNGSFKTLTVEELKKQGCSVTVSDLYEMQFEPRTTRKDIVGDLYNPDHFNYGIEAWKAYENGRLTEDLIEEQKKVNKADLVIFQFPLYWFSVPAILKGWMDRVLVQGFAHDFPKCYDSGLLKNKLALLSFTTGGDEEMYSKRGPSGNIRYLLWPMQHGILHFCGFSVLSPQICFASEYVTEETRKQMLISWAERLQTIWEEKPIHCVPEWYFGDI from the exons ATGGCAG GGAAAGAAGTATTGATTGTGTACGCAGACCAAGAGCCCAAATCTCTAAATGGTTCATTTAAAACCTTGACGgtggaagaactgaagaagcaagGCTGTAGCGTCACTGTTTCAGACTTATATGAAATGCAATTTGAGCCAAGAACGACAAGGAAGGACATAGTTG GTGACCTATACAATCCTGATCATTTTAATTATGGAATTGAGGCCTGGAAAGCTTATGAAAATGGACGTCTGACTGAAGATTTGATTGAGGAGCAAAAGAAAGTGAACAAAGCCGACTTGGTGATTTTCCAG TTTCCTCTATATTGGTTCAGTGTGCCAGCCATCCTGAAGGGCTGGATGGACAGAGTCTTAGTTCAAGGATTTGCTCATGATTTCCCAAAGTGTTATGATTCTGGTTTACTCAAG AATAAATTAGCCTTGCTTTCATTTACCACTGGAGGAGATGAAGAAATGTATTCAAAGAGAGGACCCAGTGGTAATATTCGTTACCTTCTCTGGCCCATGCAG CATGGAATCTTGCACTTCTGTGGCTTCAGTGTCCTTTCCCCTCAGATCTGCTTTGCCTCCGAGTATGTGAcagaagaaacaagaaaacagATGTTGATTTCATGGGCCGAACGACTGCAGACCATTTGGGAGGAGAAACCTATTCACTGTGTGCCGGAATGGTACTTTGGGGACATTTGA